In Sphingomonas sp. SUN019, one genomic interval encodes:
- a CDS encoding helix-turn-helix domain-containing protein, which yields MEIKFGDRIKERRTALKLTLEQLAQATESSKSYIWELENKNPPRPSAEKLSAIAKALDVTVDYLFGRDEQTLDEAEDKAFYRSYSGLPPETRRKLREMAKILGTKNDQ from the coding sequence ATGGAGATAAAATTCGGTGACCGGATCAAGGAGCGCCGAACAGCGCTGAAGCTGACCCTTGAGCAGCTGGCCCAGGCAACCGAATCCTCCAAGAGCTACATCTGGGAACTGGAGAACAAGAATCCCCCGCGCCCATCCGCAGAGAAACTCTCGGCAATCGCCAAGGCGCTGGACGTGACGGTGGACTATCTCTTCGGCAGGGACGAGCAGACCCTCGACGAAGCCGAGGACAAGGCCTTCTACCGCTCCTATAGCGGCCTGCCGCCCGAAACGCGCCGAAAGCTTCGCGAAATGGCCAAAATCCTCGGCACGAAAAACGACCAATGA